A region from the Gammaproteobacteria bacterium genome encodes:
- a CDS encoding STAS domain-containing protein: MSGVPRLECAAEGAWRLAGEVHIDTVRALKEEADRAYSRSPPRSVDLGGVTRMDSAGLVLLTDWLRQARRLRRDPPRFLNVPEQLRGLAGLYGVGELLRD; encoded by the coding sequence GTGAGCGGCGTACCCCGGCTCGAATGCGCTGCCGAAGGCGCCTGGCGGCTCGCCGGCGAGGTGCATATAGACACGGTCAGGGCCCTGAAGGAAGAGGCGGACCGCGCCTACTCCCGTTCCCCCCCGCGCAGCGTCGATCTAGGCGGCGTGACCCGGATGGACAGCGCCGGCCTGGTGCTGTTGACGGACTGGCTGCGCCAGGCGCGGCGGTTGCGCCGCGACCCGCCCCGGTTCCTCAATGTCCCGGAGCAGCTCCGGGGTCTCGCCGGCCTTTATGGCGTGGGAGAACTGCTGCGTGACTGA
- a CDS encoding ABC transporter substrate-binding protein codes for MAAVAEPVASEAEAVVRETADEVLRRLRAEDDVIERDPGQIYGIISELILPRFDFRAMSRWVLGRHWKEADEDQRARFAELFQKLLVRTYGHSLRGYKERELRIVSHKPGRRPGQAIVNTEVVQPGGDNIPIAYRMRWREQNGWQVLDVKIAGISLLTTYRNTFDESVRRDGLDGLIARMAARGGDGFEAGRGKDPGAAGRGEGS; via the coding sequence ATGGCGGCGGTTGCGGAACCTGTCGCCAGCGAGGCCGAGGCGGTGGTCCGGGAGACGGCGGACGAGGTATTGCGCCGCCTGCGCGCGGAAGACGACGTGATCGAGCGCGACCCCGGGCAGATCTACGGCATTATCAGCGAGCTGATCCTTCCCCGCTTCGACTTCAGGGCCATGTCGCGGTGGGTGCTGGGACGGCATTGGAAGGAGGCCGACGAAGACCAGCGCGCCCGCTTTGCGGAACTGTTCCAAAAACTTCTGGTGCGCACCTACGGCCACTCCCTGCGGGGCTACAAGGAGCGGGAACTGCGCATCGTGTCCCACAAGCCGGGCCGCCGCCCGGGCCAGGCGATCGTCAATACGGAGGTCGTGCAGCCGGGCGGCGACAATATCCCCATAGCCTACCGCATGCGCTGGCGCGAGCAGAACGGCTGGCAAGTGCTGGATGTCAAGATCGCCGGCATCAGCCTGTTGACCACCTACCGCAACACCTTTGACGAGAGCGTCCGGCGCGACGGCCTGGACGGGCTGATCGCGCGCATGGCCGCCCGCGGCGGCGACGGCTTTGAAGCGGGCCGGGGCAAAGACCCGGGCGCGGCAGGCCGGGGAGAGGGTTCGTGA
- the mlaD gene encoding outer membrane lipid asymmetry maintenance protein MlaD, with protein sequence MTEADDGKMWQATIEVLVGLFIALGLAALVLLAAQVSGIGETVSAEGFQVTARFSNVGQLRPKAPVKMAGVTVGSVRKIELDQNDFSALVLMSIAPGYDQLPLDTAAQIYTSGLLGEQYVSLKPGGEDDFLQEGDEIIITSDAVVLEDVVSKFLYSRAAGDE encoded by the coding sequence ATGACGGAGGCGGATGACGGGAAGATGTGGCAGGCGACCATAGAAGTACTGGTGGGTTTGTTTATCGCCTTGGGGCTGGCCGCATTGGTATTGCTTGCGGCGCAGGTCAGCGGTATCGGCGAGACGGTGTCGGCGGAAGGGTTCCAGGTCACGGCCCGGTTCTCCAACGTCGGCCAACTCCGGCCCAAGGCCCCGGTGAAGATGGCCGGGGTGACCGTGGGCAGCGTGCGGAAGATCGAGTTGGATCAGAACGATTTCTCCGCCCTGGTGCTTATGAGCATTGCCCCCGGCTACGACCAGCTGCCCCTGGACACCGCCGCCCAGATCTACACCTCCGGTCTGCTGGGCGAGCAATACGTCTCTCTGAAACCGGGTGGCGAAGACGACTTTTTGCAGGAAGGGGACGAGATTATAATCACCTCCGATGCCGTGGTACTGGAAGATGTGGTCAGCAAGTTTCTCTACAGCAGGGCGGCGGGCGACGAGTAG
- the mlaE gene encoding lipid asymmetry maintenance ABC transporter permease subunit MlaE yields the protein MSALPEAQRRTVPPVAALRALGRRGLEGFRRLGRAHLFLVRLLRASPGALARGGELVRRIYAVGVLSLIIITVSGFFVGMVLGLQGYNTLVDFGAEESLGVMVALSLVRELGPVVTGLLFAGRAGSALTAEIGLMKATEQLAAMEMMAVDPVRRVAAPRFLAGCLCMPLLAAVFSLVGIYGGHFVGVGLLGVEDGAYWSQMQAAVEWFDDILNGIIKSVIFGFVVTWIAVFEGYDAVPTSEGIGRATTRTVVNSSLAVLGLDFVLTALMFD from the coding sequence GTGAGCGCGCTGCCGGAGGCGCAGCGGCGCACCGTCCCGCCGGTCGCCGCCCTGCGGGCGCTGGGCCGCCGGGGGCTGGAGGGTTTCCGCCGCCTGGGCCGCGCCCATCTGTTTCTGGTGCGACTCCTGCGCGCCTCGCCCGGCGCCCTGGCGCGCGGCGGCGAGCTGGTGCGTCGGATCTACGCCGTCGGCGTGTTGTCGCTGATCATTATTACGGTCTCCGGTTTTTTCGTCGGCATGGTTCTGGGTTTGCAGGGCTACAACACCCTGGTTGATTTTGGCGCGGAGGAATCGCTGGGGGTGATGGTGGCCCTGTCTCTGGTGCGGGAACTGGGGCCGGTGGTGACGGGGTTGTTATTCGCCGGGCGGGCGGGCTCGGCCCTGACGGCCGAGATCGGGCTGATGAAAGCCACCGAGCAACTCGCCGCCATGGAAATGATGGCGGTGGACCCCGTGCGGCGGGTGGCCGCCCCCCGCTTTCTGGCCGGTTGTCTGTGCATGCCGCTGTTGGCCGCCGTCTTCAGCCTGGTGGGCATTTACGGCGGGCACTTTGTCGGCGTCGGTCTGCTGGGCGTGGAGGACGGCGCGTACTGGTCGCAGATGCAGGCGGCGGTCGAGTGGTTCGACGATATACTGAACGGGATAATCAAGAGCGTGATCTTCGGTTTCGTGGTAACCTGGATCGCGGTGTTCGAGGGCTACGACGCCGTGCCGACCTCGGAGGGAATTGGCCGCGCCACGACCCGGACGGTGGTCAACTCCAGCCTCGCCGTCCTGGGCTTGGACTTCGTGCTCACGGCGCTGATGTTCGACTAG